One Thunnus albacares chromosome 12, fThuAlb1.1, whole genome shotgun sequence genomic region harbors:
- the LOC122993442 gene encoding uncharacterized protein LOC122993442, with amino-acid sequence MLFLPAAALCCLCSALVAMAADLIQDDLTLTRRVGENVSFSCGGTDQCLFDEVFWYQKKDTETFTRILYIDKSNGKIDNSYNHPQKDDFSAVNKENGCELQIQTVKLSHSATYYCVCYKRDTHISFTVSGWIFVSGTKLYVVEQVVKPVVSVYPAASRAHLEGNSSLLCLASAMSPPLVQFSWKRQKKNGPLENLTSAEGQQLELREPGRIASILLLNQQENSTYKYHCYVKHEGVTVEAQTEQAASCPPEREPADLPALQQADCKITCCLSACSDSSNVLLQLGLHISLFTFCSSLKDLNIHSLILLECPTAQQVPLRELSLHRLTNNIFWGAILMSFQSQYQVKLLCVLYTVLIVKSLVYCCGLSLLMILRNKGPSTNCTHAD; translated from the exons atgcttttcctcccagctgctgctctgtgctgtctgtgttcag cgctggttgccatggcagcagacCTGATTCAGGATGATTTAACATTGACCAGGAGAGTTGGTGAAAACGTCTCCTTCAGCTGTGGAGGAACTGACCAGTGTTTGTTTGATGAAGTATTCTGGTAccagaagaaagacacagaaacattcacaaGGATTCTTTATATTGACAAGAGTAATGGTAAAATAGATAATAGTTACAATCATCCTCAGAAAGATGATTTCTCAGCTGTAAATAAAGAGAACGGCTGTGAGTTGCAGATCCAGACAGTTAAACTCTCACATTCAGCCACCTACTACTGCGTCTGTTATAAGAGAGATACCCACA tctcATTCACTGTGAGCGGCTGGATCTTTGTCTCTGGAACTAAACTGTATGTAG ttgagcaggtagtgaagccCGTGGTGAGCGTGTACCCAGCAGCATCCAGAGCCCACCTGGAGGGGAATAgctccctgctgtgtctggcctcagccatgtctcctcctctggtccagttctcctggaaaagacagaagaagaacggcCCGCTGGAGAATCTGACCTCTGCTGAGGGACAGCAGCTGGAGCTCAGAGAGCCGGGACGCATTGCCTCCATCCTGCTGCTCAATCAGCAAGAGAACAGCACATATAAATACCACTGCTACGTCAAGCACGAGGGGGTAACAGTGGAggcccaaacagaacaag cagcctcctgtcctccagagagagagccagCAGACCTGCCAGCTCTGCAGCAAGCTGACTGTAAGatcacctgctgcctctctgcatGCTCTGACAGCTCCAATGTCCTGCTGCAGTTAGGGCTGCATATCAGTCTGTTCACTTTCTGCTCATCATTGAAGGATTTAAACATACACTCCCTGATTCTGTTAGAGTGTCCCACAGCACAACAAGTCCCACTGAGAGAGCTTTCACTTCACAGGctgacaaataacattttttggGGCGCTATACTTA tgtcctTCCAGTCTCAGTAccaggtgaagctgctctgtgtgctgtacacagtgctgatagtgaagagtctggtgtactgctgtggactctctctgctgatgatcctcagaaacaagggaccgtccaccaactgcacacatgctgactga